The Corticium candelabrum unplaced genomic scaffold, ooCorCand1.1 SCAFFOLD_35, whole genome shotgun sequence genome window below encodes:
- the LOC134197950 gene encoding zinc finger MYM-type protein 1-like, producing the protein MSCDYQAQIFLNRSNVKKIFEAILFLGRQGLPLRGHDETDQSLNRRNFLELLELMSRSSPDLKRHLQGRTHYISPSSQNAMISLIGDNIQRTIVKEAKERGMFAVICDETVDLSKVEQISVCICYVTNSLQVRERFLGFWPKARTNGEFLFQLLTDVMSRLDLPMALLRAQCYDGAANMRGRYSGLASRVREVAKKAVYVHCYAHQLNLTLQDACKGVIAVRNQLGIVSTLYELLERSAKRHSIFQEVQRRRLEVDGQLGNCPKTLKRHCESRWSSRYSSIHTVKEQFEAMLETLEELENDAIIGADAAALLKSISTFGFFF; encoded by the coding sequence ATGAGTTGCGATTATCAAGCTCAAATATTTCTCAACAGAAGTAATGTCAAAAAAATATTTGAAGCCATCCTTTTCTTAGGGCGTCAAGGCCTTCCATTGAGAGGTCATGATGAAACAGATCAGTCACTAAACAGAAGAAATTTCCTGGAGCTACTTGAGCTAATGTCCAGAAGTAGCCCAGATCTGAAGCGTCACTTACAGGGAAGAACTCACTACATCAGTCCGTCAAGTCAGAATGCGATGATAAGTCTAATTGGAGACAATATCCAACGTACGATAGTGAAGGAAGCCAAGGAAAGGGGGATGTTTGCAGTCATATGCGATGAAACCGTGGACTTGTCAAAAGTTGAGCAGATATCTGTTTGCATTTGCTATGTAACTAACAGTCTTCAAGTGAGAGAGCGTTTTCTTGGCTTTTGGCCTAAGGCAAGGACAAATGGTGAGTTTTTGTTTCAGCTGTTGACGGATGTTATGTCACGCCTTGATCTACCAATGGCTCTACTTAGAGCGCAGTGCTATGATGGGGCTGCTAACATGAGGGGTAGGTATTCAGGCTTAGCAAGCAGAGTTAGGGAAGTTGCGAAGAAAGCCGTTTACGTGCATTGCTACGCCCATCAACTAAATCTCACCTTACAAGATGCTTGCAAAGGGGTAATAGCAGTTCGTAACCAGCTTGGCATCGTTTCTACTCTTTATGAACTACTGGAGAGGTCGGCAAAACGACACTCGATTTTTCAGGAAGTGCAAAGACGACGATTGGAAGTTGACGGCCAACTGGGCAATTGCCCAAAAACGTTGAAGCGTCACTGTGAAAGTAGGTGGTCATCGAGATACTCGTCCATTCATACCGTAAAAGAGCAGTTCGAAGCAATGTTAGAAACTCTAGAAGAACTGGAGAATGATGCAATAATTGGAGCTGATGCTGCCGCTCTTCTCAAGTCCATCTCTACTTTTGGCTTTTTCTTTTAG